The genomic window GCCTGTCTATGACGCGGCTCCCCCGCGACGGCGAAAGCCCCATCTTGGCCGAAAATTCGAATGCAGGAAGCCGCTCGCCCTCCTTGAGAACGAGGAGGCCATTGAACTCTGCCGGCGACAGCGCAAGCTGGTCCATAATCTTCTCTTCGGTGGACCAACACTTGGCACTGACGGCCATAATGAGCTGAAACAGTCTCTCTTGCATGGCGACGCCACTTGATGCTAACGGCAATTGTTGCTATTGGCAACTAAGCACTGATAATGTACAACTTCTCGAGGAAATTGTCAAGGGTCTCTTTTCCGAAGGGGAGACCATAACTCAGGAGAGGCGCGCCCAGTGCGATTCGAACGCACGACCTACGGATTAGAAGTCCGTTGCTCTATCCAGCTGAGCTATGGGCGCAGGCCAAAAGGCCACGCAAATATAGCAACTCCGCACCATGATGTCAAGAGCGTTTTCGCGCAGGACGGCTCAGAACGAGCGCCCATTTACCGCGCAGCATCGAGCATCGAGTGAGCCATGTCGGGAGAACCGGAAGACTGTCGCCTAGTTTCCTCTATTGATCCTCACCAGCTGCACCGTATACGCACCAATGTCGATTCCGGCACCGTCTGCTGCCAGCTCTTCCACTGAGGCGTTTGCATCACTCACTTGCATCACAGTCATGTCAGTTGATTCTGTCCCCTCGATCGCGTACACCACGGCTCTATCCGAAGTGTTCGCGACCAGGAGGGCCTTCTGACCAGCGGCGTCCTCCCCCGCCAATAGCCAAAGAACCCCCTCGGGAGAGGCTGACACCTGCACCCGTTTCGGATAACTGGCCATGCCTGACCAAAGCGAGAATGCCAGTGCCACGCGCTTGGGTCGACCGTCGGCGTAGAACATCCCGTAGAAGGTAGGGGCATCCACTGCTGGGTCAGGGCCCCGATACAAGGTAGCCACCGCAACCCGTTCTTCCTGCATCTTCATCCAGGCGGCGCTCAGAATGGCTGCTCCCTTGCCGCCGGTGCGCAGCGCGAATGCCTCAGGACTGTTGTCACCAATCGTCATGATGTCCGTATTCCACTCGGTCACGTGCATTTCAGCCGAAGTGAATCCCTTCGCGTCCAGCTCGCTGCGATAGAACCTGGCTCCTGTCCTCCAGTCTTCTGGGTTGTTTGAGTATAGGTGCCACGAGAAGAAATCCAATGGAGCATTGTGATCCTTCAGGTAGCTTAAGAAACTTCGAATCCATTCTTGACCTTGGGCGGTCATGAATCCCATTTGCGTGACACCTGGCCCTCCCACTTTCATGTCCGGGAAGGCTTGTTTCAGCGCCAAGATTGTTTCGACAAAGAGTTGAAAGAATTCCAGCCTAGTGCGCGGCGGGGGCCAGAACTGCTGGAGGTCAGGCTCGTTCCATATCTCCACGTAGCGGAATGGCGTGGCATAACCGTTCCATTTGCCTTCTCGGTAATGTCGCACCACTTCCACGGCAGCCTGCGCCCAATTGGCCCTTTCCTGCGCGTTCGTGGGAGGCGTTGCGTTGTTCCAGGAATCACCCAACCGAAAGTAGGGTTCAAATCCACCGCTCACGATCCCCTGCCACATGAGGTCGCTTGCAGCAAAATCATAGGAGCCAGGGTCACTTGGGTCCCGCGTC from candidate division KSB1 bacterium includes these protein-coding regions:
- a CDS encoding MarR family transcriptional regulator yields the protein MQERLFQLIMAVSAKCWSTEEKIMDQLALSPAEFNGLLVLKEGERLPAFEFSAKMGLSPSRGSRVIDRLVKRGYVAVETAAEDRRRVEVRLTESGIHMQRRMAELMTECEDRLLKALTPAQQMQVRTALELLVQVM